From a single Okeanomitos corallinicola TIOX110 genomic region:
- a CDS encoding PrsW family glutamic-type intramembrane protease, giving the protein MTGKNARHKAFLRLVSSNVVASSTESRYSLLPNQEMVIGRDTSCQVVLDAMMYRMVSRRHAVVRPLSLSPDGKFSWIICDLSSANGTFLNGQLLQGSQELHHGDHISLGADGPQFIFEYEFVPQPTAISASQGTVIAPRPNIQHQSHHDSVSFTQLFPIISTGKDLTRKAYLIPGILTVIFVVLMFATVGHPQANQVIVGSYIASAAYYFVYQLCGKQKPWWVLIAMALSTMLILLSPLLDFFIFVFRVLLPGSLPISQDSITFTELLVRMFFGAGLMEELLKALPIFGAYFIGSYLPSPWREKIGVWEPLDGILLGTASAVGFTLLETLGQYVPVITQNVTQQAGVGAGQLVGLQLLIPRILGSVAGHMAYSGYLGYFIGLAVLKPSMGWQILTVGYLSASALHALWNATGSINALLLVIVGVLSYAFLMAAILKARVLSPTRSQNFATRFLEPK; this is encoded by the coding sequence ATGACAGGCAAAAACGCAAGACATAAAGCATTTCTGCGGCTAGTGTCTAGTAATGTCGTAGCTTCTAGTACAGAATCTCGCTACTCTCTACTTCCTAATCAAGAGATGGTAATTGGACGCGACACCAGCTGCCAAGTTGTCTTGGATGCCATGATGTACCGGATGGTATCCCGTCGTCATGCGGTGGTTCGTCCCCTGTCTTTATCACCAGATGGTAAATTTAGTTGGATTATTTGCGATTTGAGTAGCGCCAATGGCACTTTTTTAAACGGACAACTTTTACAAGGTTCCCAGGAATTACACCACGGCGATCACATTTCTTTGGGTGCTGATGGTCCACAATTCATTTTTGAATATGAATTTGTTCCCCAACCTACGGCAATATCCGCCAGTCAAGGTACAGTCATCGCCCCTCGTCCAAACATCCAACACCAATCACACCATGACTCGGTTAGTTTTACACAGCTATTTCCCATTATTTCTACAGGTAAAGACCTAACTCGCAAAGCTTACCTGATCCCAGGAATATTAACGGTGATATTTGTAGTGTTAATGTTCGCTACTGTAGGTCATCCCCAAGCTAATCAAGTAATAGTAGGATCTTATATTGCTTCTGCTGCTTACTATTTTGTTTACCAACTTTGCGGTAAACAGAAGCCTTGGTGGGTACTCATCGCTATGGCATTGAGTACAATGTTAATTCTACTCAGTCCGTTATTAGATTTTTTTATCTTTGTCTTTCGTGTTCTCCTACCGGGAAGTTTACCCATATCCCAAGATTCCATCACCTTTACTGAATTACTGGTCAGAATGTTTTTTGGCGCTGGTTTAATGGAGGAACTACTCAAAGCTTTACCTATATTCGGAGCTTATTTTATCGGTAGCTATTTGCCATCACCTTGGCGAGAAAAAATTGGAGTTTGGGAACCCCTTGATGGTATTTTGCTGGGAACTGCTTCTGCTGTGGGTTTTACTTTGCTGGAAACTCTCGGCCAATATGTCCCCGTAATTACCCAAAATGTTACCCAACAAGCAGGGGTAGGGGCTGGCCAACTGGTAGGTTTACAGTTACTTATTCCCCGGATTTTAGGTTCTGTGGCTGGACACATGGCTTACAGTGGCTATCTGGGCTATTTTATTGGGTTAGCTGTTCTCAAGCCTTCTATGGGTTGGCAAATTCTCACTGTTGGTTATTTAAGTGCGTCTGCGCTTCATGCCCTCTGGAATGCTACCGGTTCGATTAACGCTTTGCTATTAGTGATTGTTGGTGTTTTATCTTATGCCTTTTTGATGGCAGCTATTCTCAAAGCACGGGTACTATCCCCAACGCGATCGCAAAATTTCGCTACTCGCTTTCTTGAACCTAAATGA